In Arvicola amphibius chromosome 1, mArvAmp1.2, whole genome shotgun sequence, one DNA window encodes the following:
- the Ms4a15 gene encoding membrane-spanning 4-domains subfamily A member 15 translates to MSTPPASNGVFVVIPPSNASGLRPPPAIVPTSMCQPPGIMQFEESPLGAQAPRASQPPDLRPIETFLTGEPKALGTVQILIGLIHLGFGSVLLMVRRGHLGMLFIEGGVPFWGGACFIISGSLSVAAEKNHTSCLVKSSLGTNILSAMAAFAGTAILLMDFGVTNWDVGRGYLAVLTIFTILEFFIAVIATHFGCQATRAQTNASVIFLPNAFGTDFTIPSPAVSPPPAYDNVAYMPKESSE, encoded by the exons ATGTCCACACCTCCTGCCAGCAATGGTGTATTTGTCGTCATCCCGCCCAGCAACGCCAGTGGCCTCCGCCCGCCTCCAGCCATTGTGCCCACCTCCATGTGCCAGCCTCCAGGGATCATGCAGTTCGAAGAGTCACCGCTGGGGGCGCAGGCGCCCAGGGCCAGCCAGCCACCTGACCTAAGACCAATAGAGACCTTCTTGACCGGAGAGCCAAAAGCTTTAGGG ACGGTGCAGATCCTGATTGGCCTCATCCACCTTGGCTTTGGCAGCGTCCTGCTCATGGTCCGCCGAGGTCACCTGGGGATGCTTTTCATCGAAGGTGGCGTCCCCTTCTGGGGAGGAGCTTGC TTCATCATCTCTGGATCCCTCTCGGTAGCAGCTGAGAAAAACCACACCAGTTGCCTG GTGAAGAGCAGTCTGGGAACCAACATCCTCAGTGCAATGGCGGCCTTCGCTGGGACAGCCATTCTTCTCATGGACTTCGGAGTCACTAACTGG GATGTGGGCAGGGGCTACCTTGCTGTGTTGACCATCTTCACCATCCTGGAGTTCTTCATCGCTGTCATCGCCACCCACTTTGGGTGCCAAGCCACCCGTGCCCAGACTAACGCG tCTGTGATTTTCCTACCCAACGCCTTCGGCACGGACTTCACCATCCCCAGCCCAGCAGTCTCTCCACCCCCTGCCTATGACAATGTGGCATATATGCCCAAGGAGTCATCGGAGTAG